The DNA region ATCCACCCGACGCTCTCCCGGGTGTACTCGCTGGAGGAGACCGGGCAGGCCGCGTACGACGTGCACCGCAACCTCCATCAGGGCAAGGTCGGAGTCCTGGCGCTGGCGCCCACCGAGGGCCTCGGCGTGCGCGACGAGGAGAAGCGCGCCCAGCACGTCGACGCCATCAACCGCTTCCGGAACATCTGAGGGCCACCCATGACTGAGCGCCAGACGCCGCAGGCGAAGCACGAGAGGGACCGGCCGTGGCTCATGCGCACCTACGCCGGTCACTCCACGGCCGAGGCGTCCAACGAGCTGTACCGGCGCAACCTCGCCAAGGGCCAGACGGGTCTGTCGGTCGCGTTCGACCTGCCGACCCAGACCGGGTACGACCCCGACCACATCCTCGCCCGCGGCGAGGTCGGCCGGGTCGGTGTCCCCGTCTCGCACCTCGGTGACATGCGCCGGCTGTTCCAGGACATCCCCCTGGACCAGATGAACACCTCGATGACCATCAACGCCACCGCCATGTGGCTGCTGGCGCTCTACCAGGTCGTCGCCGAGGAGCAGGGCGTCGACATCACCAAGCTCCAGGGGACGACCCAGAACGACATCGTGAAGGAGTACCTGTCGCGGGGGACGCACGTCTTCCCGCCGGTGCCCTCGCTCCGTCTGACGACGGACATGATCTGCTACACGGTCAACAACATCCCCAAGTGGAACCCGATCAACATCTGCAGCTACCACCTGCAGGAGGCGGGAGCCACCCCGGTCCAGGAGATCGCGTACGCGATGTCCACCGCGATCGCCGTCCTGGACGCGGTGTTCGCGTCCGGGCAGATCGCGGAGGAGCAGAAGGGGGACGTGGTCGCGCGCATCTCCTTCTTCGTGAACGCGGGCGTCCGCTTCGTCGAGGAGATGTGCAAGATGCGGGCGTTCGGCCGCATCTGGGACAGGATCACGCGCGAGCGGTACGGGATCGAGAACCCCAAGCACCGCCGCTTCCGGTACGGGGTCCAGGTCAACTCGCTCGGTCTGACCGAGGCCCAGCCGGAGAACAACATCCAGCGGATCGTGCTGGAGATGCTGGCGGTGACCCTCTCGAAGGACGCACGCGCGCGAGCCGTCCAACTCCCCGCCTGGAACGAGGCGTTGGGCCTGCCCAGGCCCTGGGACCAGCAGTGGTCCCTGCGCATGCAGCAGGTGCTCGCGTACGAGAGCGACCTGCTGGAGTACGCGGACATCTTCGAGGGCTCCCACGTCATCGAGGCCAAGGTCGCCCAGCTGGTCGAGGACTCGTTCGCCGAGATCGACCGGATCCAGGAGATGGGCGGCGCGATGGCGGCCGTCGAGTCGGGCTATCTGAAGTCGCAGCTCGTCTCCTCGCACGCCGAGCGCCGGGCCCGTATCGAGTCCGGTGACGAGAAGATCGTCGGCGTCAACATCTTCGAGTCGACCGAGCCGAACCCGCTCACGGCCGACCTGGACGCCGCGATCATGACGGTCGACCCGGCGGTCGAGGCCGGCGTGACCGCCGCCCTCAAGGACTGGCGCGACACCCGCTACCAGCCCCCCTTCAACCACCCGCGCCCCTGCAAGGCGCTGGAACGGCTGAAGGAGGCCGCGAAGGGCACCGGCAACCTCATGGAGGCCACCCTGGAGTGCGCCCGTGCCGGAGTCACGACCGGCGAGTGGGCCGGTGCCCTGCGCGAGGTGTTCGGCGAGTTCCGCGCCCCCACCGGTGTCTCCTCCGCGCCCGTCGCGGTGACCGCCGAGGAGGGCTCGGCCATGTCGGAGGTCCGCCGCAAGGTGGAGCAGACCGCGAAGGACATGGGCGTCGGCAAGCTCCGCTTCCTGGTGGGCAAGCCGGGCCTTGACGGGCACTCCAACGGCGCCGAGCAGATCGCCGTACGGGCCCGTGACGCCGGCTTCGAGGTGGTCTACCAGGGCATCCGGCTCACGCCCGAGGAGATCGTGACCGCGGCCGTCGCCGAGGACGTGCACGCCGTGGGCCTGTCGATCCTCTCCGGCTCGCACGCCCAACTGGTCCCTGACGTGCTGGAACGGCTGCGTGTGGCCGGTGCCACAGACATCCCGGTGATCGCCGGTGGCATCATCCCGAATGGCGACGCCGAAGACCTGCGGGCCGCGGGAGTGGCCGCGGTCTTCACTCCGAAGGATTTCGACATCACCGGAATCATCGGCCGGATCGTCGACGAGATCCGGAAAGCGAACAAGCTCGACCCACTGGAGGTCCCCGCATGACCAGCCCCGTCAACCGTCTGCGTCCGCGTCGCTCCTGCCTCGCGGTGCCCGGGAGCAACCCCCGCTTCCTGGAGAAGGCGCAGGGCCTCCCGGCCGACCAGGTCTTCCTGGACCTGGAGGACGCGTGCGCGCCGCTGGCCAAGCCCGAGGCGCGGCACACCATCGTCAAGTTCCTCAACGAGGGTGACTGGACGGGCAAGACGCGGGTCGTGCGCGTCAACGACTGGACGACCGAGTGGACGTACCGCGATGTCGTGACGGTCGTCGAGGGCGCGGGCCCCAACCTCGACTGCATCATGCTCCCGAAGGTCCAGGACGCCCAGCAGGTGGTCGCGCTCGACCTGCTCCTGACGCAGATCGAGAAGACGATGGGCTTCGAGGTCGGCAAGATCGGCATCGAGGCGCAGATCGAGAACGCCAAGGGCCTGAACAACGTCAACGAGATCGCGACGGCCTCCCAGCGCGTCGAGACGATCATCTTCGGCCCGGCCGACTTCATGGCGTCGATCAACATGAAGTCGCTGGTCGTGGGCGAGCAGCCGCCCGGCTACCCGGCGGACGCCTACCACTACATCCTGATGAAGATCCTGATGGCCGCCCGCGCCAACAACCTCCAGGCGATCGACGGCCCCTACCTGCAGATCCGCAACGTCGACGGCTACCGCGAGGTCGCCCGGCGCGCCGCGGCCCTCGGTTTCGACGGCAAGTGGGTGCTGCACCCGGGCCAGGTCGAGGCGTCCAACGAGATCTTCTCGCCCTCGCAGGAGGACTTCGACCACGCCGAGCTGATCCTGGACGCGTACGAGTACTACACGTCCGAGGCGGGCGGCAAGAAGGGCTCCGCGATGATCGGCGACGAGATGATCGACGAGGCCAGCCGCAAGATGGCCCTCGTCATCTCCGGCAAGGGCCGGGCCGCCGGCATGCAGCGCACGTCCAAGTTCGAAGCCCCGGAGGCCTGAGCACCATGCAGTTCGGACGCACCTACGAGGAGTTCGAGGTCGGCGCGGTCTACAAGCACTGGCCCGGAAAAACGGTCACCGAGTACGACGACCACCTCTTCTGTCTCCTGACGATGAACCACCACCCCCTCCACATGGACGCCAACTATGCGGAGAACACGACGGACTTCGGGAAGAACGTCGTCGTGGGGAACTACATCTACTCGCTGCTGCTCGGCATGTCCGTGCCGGACGTGTCGGGCAAGGCGATCGCGAACCTGGAGGTCGAGTCGCTGAAGCACGTGGCGCCGACCTTCCACGGCGACACGATCTACGGCGAGACGACGGTTCTCGACAAGACGCCCTCCCGGTCGAAGAACGACCGCGGGATCGTCCACGTCGAGACCAAGGGCTACAAGCAGGACGGCACGCTGGTCTGTGTGTTCCGCCGCAAGGTGATGGTCCCCACCGAGACGTACATCAAGGAGCGCGGCGGCGAACAGCCCGGCCGGCCCCAGCTCAAGGAGCAGGAGAAGTAGCCATGGCGCGACTCGCCCAGACCGCCGGTCTGACCGATATCCAGCAGGAGATCCTGTCCACCGTCCGGGACTTCGTGGACAAGGAGATCATCCCGGTCGCGACCGAGCTGGAGCACCGCGACGAGTACCCGCAGCAGATCGTCGACGGGCTCAAGGAGTTGGGCCTCTTCGGCCTCATGATCCCCGAGGAGTACGGGGGTCTGGGCGAGTCGCTCCTCACCTACGCGCTGTGCGTGGAGGAGATCGCGCGCGGCTGGATGTCGGTGTCCGGCATCATCAACACCCACTTCATCGTGGCGTACATGCTCAAGCAGCACGGCACGCAGGAGCAGAGGGAGTACTTCCTTCCGCGGATGGCGGCGGGCGAGGTGCGCGGCGCGTTCTCCATGTCGGAACCGGCACTTGGCTCGGACGTTTCGGCGATCACGTCGAAGGCGGTCAAGGACGGCGACGAATACGTCCTCAACGGTCAGAAGATGTGGCTGACGAACGGCGGAACGTCGACGCTCGTGG from Streptomyces sp. NBC_00258 includes:
- a CDS encoding MaoC family dehydratase, with product MQFGRTYEEFEVGAVYKHWPGKTVTEYDDHLFCLLTMNHHPLHMDANYAENTTDFGKNVVVGNYIYSLLLGMSVPDVSGKAIANLEVESLKHVAPTFHGDTIYGETTVLDKTPSRSKNDRGIVHVETKGYKQDGTLVCVFRRKVMVPTETYIKERGGEQPGRPQLKEQEK
- a CDS encoding HpcH/HpaI aldolase/citrate lyase family protein, whose translation is MTSPVNRLRPRRSCLAVPGSNPRFLEKAQGLPADQVFLDLEDACAPLAKPEARHTIVKFLNEGDWTGKTRVVRVNDWTTEWTYRDVVTVVEGAGPNLDCIMLPKVQDAQQVVALDLLLTQIEKTMGFEVGKIGIEAQIENAKGLNNVNEIATASQRVETIIFGPADFMASINMKSLVVGEQPPGYPADAYHYILMKILMAARANNLQAIDGPYLQIRNVDGYREVARRAAALGFDGKWVLHPGQVEASNEIFSPSQEDFDHAELILDAYEYYTSEAGGKKGSAMIGDEMIDEASRKMALVISGKGRAAGMQRTSKFEAPEA
- a CDS encoding protein meaA; translation: MTERQTPQAKHERDRPWLMRTYAGHSTAEASNELYRRNLAKGQTGLSVAFDLPTQTGYDPDHILARGEVGRVGVPVSHLGDMRRLFQDIPLDQMNTSMTINATAMWLLALYQVVAEEQGVDITKLQGTTQNDIVKEYLSRGTHVFPPVPSLRLTTDMICYTVNNIPKWNPINICSYHLQEAGATPVQEIAYAMSTAIAVLDAVFASGQIAEEQKGDVVARISFFVNAGVRFVEEMCKMRAFGRIWDRITRERYGIENPKHRRFRYGVQVNSLGLTEAQPENNIQRIVLEMLAVTLSKDARARAVQLPAWNEALGLPRPWDQQWSLRMQQVLAYESDLLEYADIFEGSHVIEAKVAQLVEDSFAEIDRIQEMGGAMAAVESGYLKSQLVSSHAERRARIESGDEKIVGVNIFESTEPNPLTADLDAAIMTVDPAVEAGVTAALKDWRDTRYQPPFNHPRPCKALERLKEAAKGTGNLMEATLECARAGVTTGEWAGALREVFGEFRAPTGVSSAPVAVTAEEGSAMSEVRRKVEQTAKDMGVGKLRFLVGKPGLDGHSNGAEQIAVRARDAGFEVVYQGIRLTPEEIVTAAVAEDVHAVGLSILSGSHAQLVPDVLERLRVAGATDIPVIAGGIIPNGDAEDLRAAGVAAVFTPKDFDITGIIGRIVDEIRKANKLDPLEVPA